A single region of the Silene latifolia isolate original U9 population chromosome 8, ASM4854445v1, whole genome shotgun sequence genome encodes:
- the LOC141595295 gene encoding uncharacterized protein LOC141595295, with translation MVYSFNGVNDKVPVWGYLRRIAGTTVGPWSTERVGGNVPSTEMEPFKDCVADCGVLDIAATGSLFTWNNKQKPEEKIYSRLDRVLVNKAWCNHLPDLYAYFLPEGMYDHTPCIVSSSKKTERKRSFKYFNMWGRYKDIVPIVRSNWQVNVTGTPMFKLVEELQVQLGRDPSDLLLRTAEYEATLQLKELSTARDGFLSKKAKHKWVKDKDSNSAFFHGLLKQRKHGNKVLRVEDIYGKGPSWSPGDCSILLRPVNGKEVRDAVFSILDIKSPGPDGYTKFLPAEKVTCTNQCHLIRLYERPNASSKCLFKIDLQKAYDTVEWKFVETLLRMLKFQPEFQTKYDFNYHPMCKQQRLACLMFADDVFMFSEGDTRGVPDQIKQDILSVPGFAEGLLPFKNLGMPIQTTRLKKWIVLAWLRRYVAESIIMVQENSPMQGN, from the exons ATGGTGTATTCTTTCAATGGTGTTAATGATAAAGTCCCTGTATGGGGTTATCTGAGGAGAATAGCAGGGACAACTGTAGGGCCTTGGT CAACTGAAAGAGTTGGGGGCAATGTTCCATCCACTGAGATGGAACCTTTCAAGGATTGTGTAGCAGACTGTGGTGTATTGGATATTGCTGCAACTGGTTCCTTGTTCACTTGGAACAATAAACAGAAGCCTGAGGAGAAGATATATAGCAGATTGGACAGAGTTTTGGTCAACAAAGCTTGGTGTAATCATCTACCTGATTTGTATGCTTATTTCCTTCCTGAGGGGATGTATGACCATACCCCATGTATTGTGAGTAGCTCTAAGAAGACTGAGAGGAAACGTAGCTtcaaatattttaacatgtggggaAGGTATAAAGATATTGTACCCATTGTCAGAAGCAATTGGCAAGTTAATGTAACTGGGACCCCTATGTTCAAGCTG GTGGAGGAACTCCAAGTTCAGCTTGGGAGGGATCCTTCTGATTTGCTGTTAAGAACTGCTGAGTATGAAGCAACACTTCAGCTAAAAGAGCTTAGTACAGCTAGGGACGGGTTCCTCTCTAAGAAAGCTAAGCACAAATGGGTAAAGGATAAGGATTCCAACAGTGCTTTCTTTCATGGCCTGCTCAAGCAAAGAAAACATGGGAATAAGGTTCTTAGGGTGGAAGACATATATGGGAAA GGACCTAGTTGGAGTCCCGGGGATTGTTCTATATTGCTTAGACCAGTCAATGGGAAAGAGGTTAGGGATGCTGTGTTCAGTATACTAGATATCAAGTCACCTGGACCAGATGGGTATACTA AATTTCTTCCAGCAGAGAAGGTTACTTGCACAAATCAATGCCACTTAATAAGATTATATGAGAGACCCAATGCTTCATCCAAGTGCCTCTTTAAAATTGACTTGCAAAAAGCCTATGATACTGTGGAATGGAAGTTTGTGGAGACGCTTCTGAGAATGCTTAAGTTTCAACCTGAATTCCAAA CTAAGTATGATTTCAATTACCATCCTATGTGTAAACAGCAAAGGCTAGCCTGtcttatgtttgctgatgatgttttcaTGTTCAGCGAAGGAGATACAAG AGGGGTACCAGATCAGATCAAACAAGATATTTTAAGTGTGCCAGGCTTTGCTGAAGGATTGCTACCTTTTAAGAATTTGGGAATGCCGATACAAACTACTAGACTCAAAAAATGGATTGTGCTTGCCTGGTTGAGAAGATATGTGGCAGAATCCATAATTATGGTGCAAGAAAATTCTCCTATGCAGGGAAACTAG